A region of Saccharococcus thermophilus DNA encodes the following proteins:
- a CDS encoding XTP/dITP diphosphatase, with the protein MKQVIIATKNAGKTREFQALLGKRGVEVKSLLDFPDCPDVEETGSTFAENAILKAEAMARYFNTMVIADDSGLSIDALGGRPGVYSARYAGEEKNDQKNIAKVLSELEGVPFAKRTARFHCALAVAAPGRRTTVVEGTCEGYITEKPQGENGFGYDPIFYIPQKGKTMAQLSAEEKNQISHRAKALEKLDKQWDEIINGKE; encoded by the coding sequence ATGAAACAAGTCATTATCGCGACAAAAAACGCCGGAAAAACGCGAGAGTTTCAGGCGCTTCTTGGAAAAAGAGGGGTCGAAGTAAAATCGCTTCTTGACTTTCCTGATTGCCCTGATGTAGAAGAAACAGGCAGCACGTTTGCCGAAAATGCGATACTAAAAGCAGAAGCGATGGCACGCTATTTCAACACGATGGTCATTGCCGACGATTCTGGACTGTCGATTGACGCGTTAGGCGGAAGGCCAGGTGTATATTCCGCCCGCTACGCCGGAGAAGAAAAGAACGATCAAAAAAACATCGCCAAAGTGTTATCAGAGTTAGAAGGGGTTCCTTTCGCAAAGCGAACCGCCCGTTTCCATTGCGCACTTGCCGTCGCCGCCCCAGGCCGGCGCACCACGGTTGTCGAGGGAACGTGTGAAGGATACATTACCGAAAAACCGCAAGGAGAAAACGGGTTTGGCTATGATCCGATTTTTTACATCCCACAAAAAGGAAAAACGATGGCACAATTATCGGCGGAAGAGAAAAATCAAATCAGCCATCGGGCCAAAGCGTTAGAAAAATTAGA
- a CDS encoding MarR family winged helix-turn-helix transcriptional regulator translates to MPLSMDEKTVAELEKLLRYIAANLKQRGREILTQYPITPPQFVALQWLLEEGDLTIGELSNKMYLACSTTTDLVDRMERNGLVARVKDKHDRRVVRIHLLEKGERIIEEVIAKRQHDLAQMLQNFSEEEIAFLKKCLRKLHQEMKKE, encoded by the coding sequence ATGCCGCTTTCGATGGATGAAAAGACTGTTGCAGAATTGGAAAAGTTGCTTCGATATATTGCAGCTAATTTAAAGCAACGCGGCCGTGAAATTTTAACGCAATATCCAATTACGCCGCCGCAATTTGTCGCGCTGCAATGGTTATTGGAAGAAGGGGACTTGACGATCGGCGAATTATCGAACAAAATGTATTTGGCATGCAGCACAACAACCGATCTGGTAGACAGAATGGAGCGGAACGGGCTCGTTGCTAGAGTAAAAGATAAGCATGATCGGCGAGTTGTGCGCATTCATCTCCTTGAAAAAGGAGAACGCATTATTGAGGAAGTCATTGCAAAGCGCCAACACGACTTGGCGCAAATGTTGCAAAATTTTTCTGAAGAAGAAATTGCTTTTTTGAAAAAATGCTTACGCAAATTACATCAAGAAATGAAGAAAGAATGA
- a CDS encoding GerMN domain-containing protein: protein MFNRGTWKLVASVVTSLLLLSGCGLFGKDEAVKEIDPPQDVSYLKDGKSLQEVTKDKAGKQDGEKAVETVKRELYLIDKNGFVVPQTVELPKTKAVAKQVLEYLVEDGPVSEILPNGFRAVLPAGTTVLGTKLEKDGTLIADFSPEFAHYKPEDEKKILQAITWTLTQFDNVKRVKIRINGYDQDVMPVNKTPIQGGVSREDGINMDDSGVNDITNTHPVTVYFVEQQGNETYYVPVTRRVSNKEKDDITAAVNELIKGPSYGSGLVSEFQPDTKLLEKPKYENGKVTLNFNEGIYGSNKKNVIADDVLNCLVLSLTEQKGVESVAITVNGKANLVREDGKPLSKPVTRPVNINTGKF, encoded by the coding sequence ATGTTCAATCGGGGAACGTGGAAATTAGTCGCATCCGTTGTGACATCGCTGTTATTGCTTAGTGGCTGTGGATTATTTGGAAAGGACGAAGCTGTAAAAGAAATCGATCCACCGCAAGATGTCAGTTACTTAAAAGATGGTAAATCATTGCAAGAAGTAACAAAAGATAAAGCGGGAAAACAAGATGGAGAAAAAGCGGTGGAAACCGTCAAACGAGAACTTTACTTAATTGATAAAAATGGTTTTGTGGTACCGCAAACGGTAGAATTGCCAAAAACAAAGGCGGTAGCGAAGCAAGTGCTCGAATACTTAGTGGAAGACGGTCCTGTTTCAGAAATATTGCCAAACGGATTTCGCGCTGTCTTGCCGGCAGGTACAACAGTGTTAGGGACTAAGTTAGAGAAGGATGGGACGCTTATTGCCGATTTTTCTCCAGAGTTTGCTCATTATAAACCAGAAGACGAGAAAAAAATTTTGCAAGCTATTACATGGACACTGACACAGTTTGATAATGTAAAAAGAGTCAAAATTCGTATTAACGGCTATGACCAAGACGTGATGCCAGTCAACAAAACCCCTATCCAAGGTGGGGTCAGCCGTGAGGATGGGATTAATATGGATGACAGCGGTGTCAATGATATTACAAACACCCATCCAGTTACGGTCTATTTTGTTGAACAGCAAGGAAATGAAACGTACTACGTTCCAGTGACACGGCGCGTGTCCAATAAAGAAAAAGACGATATTACCGCTGCTGTGAACGAGTTAATAAAAGGGCCAAGCTATGGCAGCGGGCTTGTCAGCGAGTTTCAGCCAGATACAAAGCTATTGGAAAAACCAAAATATGAAAACGGAAAGGTGACATTAAACTTTAACGAAGGGATTTACGGCAGCAATAAGAAAAATGTCATTGCTGACGATGTATTAAACTGTCTTGTTTTGTCGCTAACGGAGCAAAAAGGAGTGGAAAGCGTCGCCATTACGGTAAATGGAAAAGCCAATCTAGTAAGGGAAGACGGCAAACCGTTATCCAAACCTGTAACAAGACCAGTAAATATAAATACCGGAAAATTCTAA
- a CDS encoding helix-turn-helix domain-containing protein, which yields MKDKPFQPKPLLTKREKEVFELLVQDKTTKEIAKELFISEKTVRNHISNAMQKLGVKGRSQAVIELLRMGELEL from the coding sequence TTGAAGGACAAACCATTTCAACCAAAGCCATTGCTAACCAAGAGAGAAAAAGAGGTATTTGAATTATTAGTTCAAGACAAGACGACGAAAGAAATCGCGAAAGAATTGTTTATTAGCGAAAAAACGGTTCGCAACCATATTTCGAACGCAATGCAAAAGCTTGGAGTAAAGGGGCGCTCGCAAGCAGTTATTGAACTGCTTCGAATGGGGGAGCTTGAACTATAA
- the racE gene encoding glutamate racemase: MERPIGVIDSGVGGLTVAKEIMRQLPKERIIYLGDTARCPYGPRPEEEIRQFTWEMTNYLLQYNIKMLVIACNTATAIVLDEIRKQLDIPVLGVIHPGARAALKVTKNGNIGVIGTVGTVKSGAYEQALKSINPRVHVESLACPKFVPLVESGNFEGEEARNVVAESLQPFRSSNIDVLILGCTHYPLLSPLIREYMGKRVKLICSGVETAREVSAILHHSHLLYTGQREVEHLFFTTGSKELFEKIASKWFGKPIERVQTIEL; encoded by the coding sequence TTGGAAAGACCAATCGGTGTTATTGATTCAGGAGTCGGTGGATTAACGGTTGCAAAAGAAATTATGCGACAATTACCAAAAGAACGGATTATTTATCTTGGAGATACGGCGCGCTGTCCATATGGACCGCGTCCGGAGGAAGAAATTCGTCAATTCACATGGGAAATGACGAATTATTTATTGCAGTATAATATTAAAATGCTGGTGATTGCTTGCAATACAGCAACGGCGATCGTTTTGGACGAAATTCGCAAACAACTCGATATTCCGGTATTAGGCGTCATCCACCCCGGAGCACGTGCCGCGCTGAAAGTAACAAAAAATGGGAACATCGGCGTCATTGGCACCGTTGGTACGGTAAAAAGCGGTGCTTACGAACAGGCATTAAAGTCGATTAATCCCCGTGTCCATGTCGAAAGTTTAGCATGTCCAAAATTTGTGCCGCTTGTAGAGAGCGGAAATTTTGAAGGGGAAGAAGCGCGAAACGTTGTCGCCGAATCCCTGCAGCCGTTCCGATCTAGCAATATCGATGTTCTTATTTTAGGCTGTACTCATTATCCATTGCTAAGCCCGTTGATTCGGGAGTATATGGGAAAACGCGTCAAGCTGATTTGCTCCGGGGTTGAAACGGCCCGTGAAGTTAGTGCAATTTTGCATCATAGCCATCTTCTTTATACGGGACAGCGAGAAGTAGAACATTTATTCTTCACCACAGGGTCAAAGGAGCTGTTCGAAAAAATTGCTTCCAAATGGTTTGGAAAGCCAATTGAACGCGTTCAGACGATTGAATTATAA
- the rph gene encoding ribonuclease PH translates to MRIDGRDNKQLRPVHMEKHFIKHAEGSVLITVGDTKVICTASIDDKVPPFMRGGGKGWITAEYAMLPRATEQRNVRESSKGKVSGRTMEIQRLIGRALRSVVQLDKLGEKTVWIDCDVIQADGGTRTASITGAYVAMVLAFAKLVEEKKIDELPVHDFLAATSVGIDPEHGIILDLNYSEDARAEVDMNVVMTGEGRFVEIQGTGEEATFSREQLNELLDMAQFGIQQLIEIQRSTLGELALQIDMKRNGESGSAS, encoded by the coding sequence ATGAGGATCGATGGCAGAGATAATAAGCAACTGCGCCCTGTACATATGGAGAAACATTTCATTAAGCATGCGGAAGGATCCGTATTGATTACCGTTGGCGATACGAAAGTCATTTGTACGGCGAGCATTGATGATAAAGTGCCTCCGTTTATGCGCGGCGGCGGGAAAGGATGGATTACGGCGGAATATGCAATGCTGCCGAGAGCGACAGAGCAGCGGAATGTGAGGGAGTCCAGCAAAGGAAAAGTGTCAGGACGCACGATGGAAATCCAGCGCCTGATCGGACGAGCGCTTCGTTCCGTTGTGCAATTGGACAAACTGGGCGAAAAAACGGTATGGATTGACTGCGACGTCATTCAAGCAGACGGGGGAACGAGGACCGCATCGATTACAGGAGCATACGTAGCAATGGTATTGGCATTTGCGAAATTAGTCGAGGAAAAGAAAATAGACGAACTTCCTGTCCATGATTTCCTCGCGGCAACATCCGTCGGAATCGATCCGGAACACGGTATTATTCTTGATTTAAACTACAGCGAAGACGCACGAGCCGAAGTTGATATGAACGTGGTGATGACAGGAGAGGGACGCTTTGTTGAAATTCAAGGGACAGGGGAAGAAGCGACGTTTTCCCGCGAACAATTAAATGAGCTATTAGATATGGCGCAATTCGGAATTCAACAGCTGATTGAAATTCAGCGGAGTACGTTAGGGGAGCTTGCTCTGCAAATTGACATGAAACGAAACGGAGAAAGTGGGAGTGCATCATGA